The Nitrospira sp. genome window below encodes:
- a CDS encoding nuclear transport factor 2 family protein — protein sequence MPDFSRIVSFVLSGYLFLTASPGLAQDHAGPESVIRALVDANAARDLDGMSRLMAHDDDATGYTIGGRKYVGWPELERDIRDEFAFVEKLEMPITDLKVWTKDDLAWFAMELDYIRYVNEGGQLHHTVIPLRESGVLEKRQGRWLLVSWHESLRAANWPAVAHAQPAAPVPHLVADPGVLRAPAADLSGEWEILEVEDDKRYKATLDKSGNGPYTQHGGHFTTTKFADRVWQGTWQQPGNDREGGFDLLLSEDGTQAKGVWWYSRVGTHKNIPPREHGGSYQWKRLTPPASHQ from the coding sequence ATGCCCGACTTCTCTCGGATCGTTTCCTTCGTCTTGTCAGGATATCTTTTCCTCACCGCTTCTCCCGGATTGGCACAGGATCACGCGGGCCCGGAATCGGTGATCCGCGCGTTGGTCGACGCCAATGCGGCACGAGACCTCGACGGCATGTCCCGGCTGATGGCGCACGATGACGATGCCACCGGCTATACCATCGGCGGGCGGAAATACGTGGGATGGCCAGAGCTGGAACGGGACATTCGCGACGAGTTCGCCTTCGTCGAAAAGCTGGAAATGCCCATCACGGACCTGAAGGTATGGACCAAAGACGATCTGGCCTGGTTTGCGATGGAACTGGACTATATCCGCTACGTCAACGAAGGCGGACAACTCCACCATACGGTAATCCCCCTGCGGGAAAGCGGCGTCCTCGAAAAGCGCCAGGGGCGCTGGCTCCTGGTTTCATGGCATGAATCGCTCCGGGCGGCCAACTGGCCCGCGGTGGCTCACGCGCAGCCTGCGGCGCCGGTTCCACATCTGGTTGCCGACCCCGGCGTACTCCGCGCTCCTGCGGCAGACCTGAGCGGCGAGTGGGAAATCCTCGAAGTCGAGGACGATAAACGCTACAAGGCCACACTGGACAAGTCCGGCAATGGCCCCTACACCCAGCACGGCGGGCATTTCACCACGACCAAGTTTGCCGACCGCGTCTGGCAAGGGACCTGGCAGCAACCCGGCAATGATCGTGAAGGGGGATTCGACCTCTTGCTCTCGGAGGACGGCACACAGGCGAAAGGGGTCTGGTGGTATTCCCGAGTCGGCACGCATAAGAATATTCCTCCGCGGGAACATGGCGGCTCGTATCAATGGAAACGGCTCACGCCGCCCGCTTCACATCAATGA